A section of the Ochotona princeps isolate mOchPri1 chromosome 19, mOchPri1.hap1, whole genome shotgun sequence genome encodes:
- the SMIM3 gene encoding small integral membrane protein 3, which yields MDAVSQVPVEVVLPKHILDIWVIVLIILATIVIMTSLLLCPATVVIIYRMRTHPILNGAV from the coding sequence atGGATGCTGTCAGCCAAGTGCCTGTGGAAGTCGTGCTCCCCAAGCACATCCTGGACATCTGGGTCATTGTCCTCATCATCCTGGCCACCATCGTCATCATGACTTCCTTGTTGCTGTGCCCCGCCACTGTGGTCATCATCTATCGCATGCGGACTCACCCTATCCTTAATGGAGCTGTCTGA